One segment of Triticum aestivum cultivar Chinese Spring chromosome 2A, IWGSC CS RefSeq v2.1, whole genome shotgun sequence DNA contains the following:
- the LOC123189952 gene encoding nucleolin — MPPKSVKRGGAAAARKGSATKARPAKPQPVAEEAPVEVVKAAEEAPPKVEEQKSSPPPQQPAAEVKAKADAAENGASHAEDDGAAKETYEEEDKGERLEFEDEPEYEEEPAVDYDEKDLEQYEEQYEDGDEGLEYTEDVVEEETEMVDEEELDNGGDDGEGEEYENADEDHDVDVEDEDHHEMVKAHRKRKEFEVFVGGLDKDATESDLRKVFSEVGEITEVRLMMNPVTKKNKGFAFLRYETVEQAKRAVSDLKNPMVRGKQCGVAPSRDNDTLFVGNICKTWTKEHLKEKLKIYEVENFDDLILVEDSNNPGMNRGYALLEFSTRPEAMDAFRRLQKRDVVFGVDRTAKVSFADSYPEVDDEMMAQVRTVFLDGLPPSWEEDRVKKYLKKYGAIEKVELARNMPAAKRKDFGFVTFDTHDNAVACVDGITSSEIGEGDSKAKVRARLSRPVQRPPRMKHGLRGNFRIGQSAPRGGRFPYTRPPPRRPLPRLVRPDTRLPPIRRPPLKRPIDIRDRRPVMSIPDRVRRLPPPERSYDRRPPAPVYPKRSPRREYGRRDEPLPPRSRATFADYGARVPVDRRHTYRDDYSPRESAYSDLAPRSAPCFSERRAYADDGYVEKIDRPLPTYRESRGRDYDTISGSKRSYVEMDDVPPRYHDISVRQPKARLDYDVDGSSARYADAYTERLGRSHVGYSSSRSVAGHDPVYSSSRHGLSYGGSASTGDAGGNYSSNYSADYIPRGSDVGGSSYSSHYSGRNTGSSGYFGGSGSSSYY; from the exons ATGCCGCCCAAGTCGGTTAAGaggggcggcgccgcggcggcgaggaaggggtCGGCGACGAAGGCCAGACCGGCGAAGCCCCAGCCGGTCGCGGAGGAGGCGCCCGTCGAGGTGGTCAAGGCCGCGGAGGAGGCTCCCCCTAAGGTCGAGGAGCAGAAGTCGTCGCCGCCACCGCAGCAGCCGGCCGCTGAGGTGAAGGCCAAGGCGGATGCTGCTGAAAACGGCGCAAGCCACGCTGAAG ATGATGGAGCTGCAAAAGAAACATATGAAGAGGAGGACAAAGGTGAACGGCTGGAGTTCGAGGATGAGCCAGAATATGAGGAGGAGCCTGCCGTCGACTACGACGAGAAGGATTTGGAGCAGTATGAGGAGCAATACGAGGACGGTGATGAAGGGTTGGAGTACACTGAAGATGTAGTCGAAGAGGAGACTGAGATGGTGGATGAGGAGGAACTGGATAATGGTGGGGATGATGGTGAGGGTGAGGAATATGAAAATGCAGATGAAGACCACGATGTGGACGTGGAGGACGAAGACCATCATGAAATGGTGAAAGCACATCGCAAGAGGAAGGAGTTTGAAGTTTTTGTTGGTGGGCTAGATAAAGATGCAACAGAAAGTGACCTGAGGAAAGTTTTCAGTGAAGTCGGCGAGATCACCGAAGTTCGTTTGATGATGAACCCAGTTACGAAGAAGAATAAAGGCTTTGCCTTCCTGCGATATGAGACTGTGGAGCAAGCAAAGCGTGCTGTCTCAGATCTGAAAAATCCGATG GTGCGAGGTAAGCAATGCGGTGTTGCTCCTAGTCGTGACAACGATACACTTTTTGTTGGCAATATCTGCAAGACATGGACAAAAGAACAT CTGAAGGAGAAACTGAAGATCTATGAGGTCGAGAATTTTGACGATTTAATATTGGTTGAGGATAGCAATAACCCAGGGATGAATCGTGGGTATGCTTTACTTGAGTTTTCTACTCGCCCTGAAGCTATGGATGCTTTCAGGCGGTTGCAGAAGAGGGATGTAGTCTTTGGAGTTGATCGCACTGCAAAGGTTTCCTTTGCCGATTCCTATCCTGAAGTCGATGATGAAATGATGGCACAG GTCAGAACTGTATTTCTTGATGGTCTTCCCCCCTCATGGGAAGAAGATCGTGTTAAGAAGTACCTTAAAAAGTATGGAGCTATCGAGAAAGTTGAACTTGCCCGAAACATGCCTGCGGCCAAAAGAAAAGATTTTGGGTTTGTTACTTTTGATACGCATGATAATGCTGTTGCATGTGTTGATGGGATAACTAGTTCTGAGATTGGCGAAGGTGATAGCAAG GCAAAAGTGAGAGCCAGATTGTCAAGGCCAGTACAGAGACCTCCTAGAATGAAGCATGGATTAAGAGGAAATTTCAGGATTGGGCAAAGTGCTCCTCGAGGTGGCCGTTTCCCATACACTCGGCCTCCTCCACGCCGGCCTCTGCCACGTCTTGTACGACCTGATACTCGCTTACCTCCCATCAGGAGGCCTCCACTGAAGAGGCCAATAGATATTAGAGATAGACGCCCTGTTATGTCAATACCAGATAGAGTTAGGCGTTTGCCTCCTCCAGAGAGATCCTATGATAGAAGGCCCCCAG CTCCTGTTTACCCAAAGAGAAGTCCAAGGAGGGAATATGGAAGGCGTGATGAACCTCTTCCGCCAAGGAGCAGAGCTACCTTTGCTGACTACGGTGCAAGAGTTCCAGTGGATAGGCGCCACACTTACAGGGATGACTATTCGCCCCGTGAATCGGCCTATTCAGACCTAGCTCCTCGCAGCGCTCCCTGTTTTTCTGAGAGGAGAGCATATGCTGATGACGGCTATGTAGAGAAGATTGACCGACCTTTGCCAACCTATAGGGAGAGCCGTGGACGTGATTATGATACAATATCTGGTTCAAAACGCTCATATGTTGAGATG GATGACGTGCCTCCTCGGTATCACGACATTAGCGTTCGTCAGCCCAAGGCACGCTTAGATTATGATGTTGATGGTAGCAGTGCTCGGTATGCAGATGCTTATACTGAGAG GCTTGGGCGGTCACATGTGGGATACAGTAGCAGCAGATCTGTTGCTGGTCATGACCCCGTGTATAGCAGCAGCCGCCATGGCTTGAGTTATGGAG GTTCTGCGAGCACTGGAGATGCTGGTGGAAATTACTCTTCAAATTACAGTGCAGACTACATCCCTCGTGGATCTGAT GTTGGCGGGAGTTCATATTCATCGCATTACTCAGGTCGTAACACGGGCAGCAGTGGCTACTTTGGCGGCAGTGGTTCCAGTTCGTACTACTAA